The Glycine soja cultivar W05 chromosome 19, ASM419377v2, whole genome shotgun sequence genomic sequence CGAGACCTACTTTTCCTCACATCACCACCAACATGCGTTCCAGCAACGGTACATCAAGCAGCAGGGCCTCCAACGGTAACACAGGGCGCCACCCTGTTTACCGTGGAGTGAGGCGTAGGAGTAGTGGTAAATGGGTTTCTGAAATCCGTGAGCCCAAAAAACCTAACAGGATTTGGTTAGGGACATTTGCCACCCCTGAAATGGCTGCTATTGCCTATGACGTGGCAGCGCTTGCTCTTAAGGGTAAGGATGCTGAGCTCAACTTCCCTAACTCGGCTTCCTCCCTCCCTATCCCTGCATCATCTGCAGCTCACGACATTCAGATGGCTGCAGCACTAGCTGCAACCGCTGTCGAAGCAGCGAATGATGCACTGGAAGGAAGCCAAGGAGGAAATGTTTCGGTTTCATTGGCGGAAGAGTTTTCAGGGGGAAAC encodes the following:
- the LOC114398099 gene encoding ethylene-responsive transcription factor ERF024-like; amino-acid sequence: MRSSNGTSSSRASNGNTGRHPVYRGVRRRSSGKWVSEIREPKKPNRIWLGTFATPEMAAIAYDVAALALKGKDAELNFPNSASSLPIPASSAAHDIQMAAALAATAVEAANDALEGSQGGNVSVSLAEEFSGGNLNHFVDEDLIFDMPNILVNMAEGMLLSPPRFDNFAATDYEYMDEDPNLWGFPNY